CGCGTTTTCAACAATTGACCCATGCTCGAGATAGGGAGATTTATGCATGATGGCATCATATATCTCCGGTTCCTTCTGTGGATCTAAATTAATCAGCTTGGCATAACAACCATTTTCAAAGTTGGCGATACCCCTGTCACTCCAGCCGTGCTCATCATCACCAAGTAAAGCTCTTTCATGGTCGGCAGAAAGAGTCGTTTTACCAGTCCCGGACAAACCCAGCAACAGGGCTATATCACCATCAGGACCTTCATTGGCCGAACAATGGAGGGGTAAAATATTTTCAGCCGGAAGATAATAATTCATCACCGTAAACATCAGTTTTTTAATACTGCCACAGTAGGCTGAACCATAAACAATACCCATGGAACGATCCATATCCATGGCCACCGCCATGTTGCTGGTCATCCCCCCAGGCATTTTCCTCAGCCGCCCATCATAGCGCTGACGGTCAAGTTTGTCATAGGGCAGCACCAGCAGGGTAAAACCACGCCCGGCAAAAATGCTCTGTTCCATATTCTCCGGAACTTCCCGGAACATATTATCAGTAAAAAGGGCCGCCAGGGAAAAATCGGATATGGTTCTGGTGGGCAAGGCATAAGTGGCATCAGCACCAATCACCCGATCAGTCACATACAAACACTCCTTCCGAGAAAGGGTAGCCAGAGCATCGGCAAAAAGCCTGTTAAAGGTTTCCTCATCAATGGGTATATTGTTGGGAGAGTCCCAGTCAATATTCCCCTCACTTACCGCCCTTTTGACAATAACGGTGTCCTTGGGACTTCGTCCGGTTGATTCAGGTGGCGTCCAAGTTGCCACGGCCCCGTTAGCGGCAACAATGACTTCACGATTTTCCACTGTTGCCTGGATCAGCGCTTTTCGCGAAGGATTTAACTGCACTTGTGCATGCTCATTCAACATGCTCTTCACTTGACGTTCTAAACCCATTTTACCTCTCTCTTTTCCACCCAAAAAGTTAATATACTTCGCCCTCTTCGAAGGGGACAGAATTGAATTCTATCCCCGTATTCAAACAATTTGGATATCAGCTAAAGTTACATCTCTTTGTAACTATTCAGCATATCACTATAAACCGGCTTTTTCCTTCAGGGGACAGATTTTATTTTTCTCATCTGGAGGACATATAATTTTTGCTTCCATCATCAGGTTTATAAATCCAACTGAATAAACCATAGAGAAAAATTTAATCTGTCTCCCGGTCTTGGAGCTGAATAGTTACATCTCTTTTAACATTTTCCTGGCTTCCTCGGCACCATCAAATGTCGATGACAAGGAAAGTGCATGTTCCAGTGAGCGAGCTCCAGCTGCCGAGTCACCACCTTTGGCCAAGGCCATTCCCAAATGATAGTATACCACCGGATTTTCACCCAGTTTTTCAGCCGCTTCCCGCAGGTAGACAGAAGCCCGGCCAAAGACATTCTTCTTATAATAAATCCATCCCAGGGTATCAGTTATCCGGGGATCATCAGGACGCAGACGTTTAGCATCTTCAGCCAGTGATAAAGCCTGATCAATATTACCACCATGTTCCGCATAGAGCCAGGCCAGGTTATTCATTGCCGGCACAAACTCAGAATTAACCTGCAAAGCATCCTCATAGGTTTTCATCGCCTCCTGATAATGTTTTGTCTGTTCACGGATAATTCCAAGCAGCATATAAGGAGAAAGAACTTTGGGATTTACGGCAACAACCTGCTCATATTTTTTCTCAGCTTCGGCAAGTTTTCCCTGTCGCTGGTATACACCACCTAAATAAACATAGGAAGAAAGAAGATTGGAATTTTTTCCGATTGCGGTTTCAAAAGATTTTTTCGCCAATTCCAACTTATTAGTGCTTACATATATTCTCCCCATCAGATTGTCAGCAAACGCATCATTGGGATCCTGTTCGAGTAACGTCTGGCAGAAGGCTAATGCCTGATGCGGCTGTTTATTGATCATATGAACGGCAACAATTTCAGCCGCAACATCTTTGAGCTGTGGATTGAGCGATAAGGCTTTCTGGTAATCGGCCAGCGCCTGGGGATATTTTTTCTGCAGTCGCAGCAATAAACCCCGCTGAGCGTAACCACTAGGGTTGTCAGGCTGTAAAACAATCATCTTAGTGTATACTTTCAAAGCCCCGGAGCCATTACGCTGGGCAACCAGAATTTTCCCCTGCAGATCAAGGGCCCGGTAGTTTTTGGGCTGGGCAGCCAGAACTTCTTTAATCAGCTTAAATGCCTCATCAAATTGCCGCTGTAAATAGGCAAGTCGCGCCAGTTGATAACTGGTATTCAGGTTACCGGGAGCCAATTCTCTGGCTTTCTCCAGTTCACTTATTGCCTGATTCAAGTTTCCGTCAGCAGACATGGCCAAACCAAGATAATAATGTACAGGAGCAAAGTTTGGCCGATTTTCAACCACATAACGAAAATCAGCAGTGGCATCAAGAATCTTCTTTTCACCAAGCAGCAACCGTCCCCGCAGGTATCTGGCATGATAGTTTTTCTCATTACTGGATAATACTTCCTGCACCAGCGGTTCGGCCAGATCTGCCTGTTTCTGATCCAGGTACAACTCCGCCAGCTTGAGTCTGGCCGGTTCCGACTTGGCATCAGCCTTAACTGCCTGTTTAAAGGCTGATAAAGCCTGATCAGTTTTACCCACTTTCTGGTAAAAATCACCCAGCATCAGCATTGCATCAGCATTTTCAGGAGATTGTGAAACCATATCCTGCAACGTTGCTTCTGCCTTTTGTAAATTCTGTAACTGGGACATGTAAAAATTAACCAGAACCATCCGCAGGCCTTTATTGCCAGGATTTTTCTCAACCAGAGATTCATACAACTGCTGGGCTGCAAGTTTCTTGCCGGCAATAACATACATGCGGGCCAGGGCTAAAGAAGCGTTCATTCCTTCGGTGTCAAGGGATACCGCTTTTTTCAAATGAACGAATGCCAGCTCAAACTTCTTTTGTTGTCCGTAAAAATTGCCAAGAATAATATGCGTATTCACCCTATCCGGCCCCTGGTTTAACGCCTGCTGATATGCTTTCTCCGCTTCCTCCAGGGCACGATTACGGGCATGTAAATGGCCAAGAATCATCAACGCTTCAATATTATTCGCCTCTTTTGCCAGTACCAGCTGGACCTTTTTCATGGACTCATCGTATTTCCCTGCCAGCAGGTAAAATCCGGCAAGTTTCAAATTAGCCTCAGCCATCTCAGGATCAAGGGTTACGGCATTATAAAATTCACGCACAGCCTGTTTCGGCTGCTGTAATTTAAGGTACACTTCCCCCAGTTGATAATGAACCCTGGCATCTTTGGGGTCAATTTGCACCACATTCAGGTATTCAATTCGGGCCTCTTTATATTTTTCCGCTTTCACATACTCCAGTGCCCGCTGTAGATGATCTGCTTTTTTTTGTTCAGGATTTTTACTGCACCCTGACAAAATGGATAAGCAGAAAAGAAACGTTAAAAAAATCAGCCCAGCCATACACCATCTATTTCTGTTGTGCATCATCAGTCTATTCCTTCCTATAAAAATCATCAGTGGTCGGTTTCCTAACAAAAAGGAATCCAAGCCAATTGATCTTGCTGCTGCCCGTCAAGATTATCGGGTTATTACACCTAAATTAAGCGATTAGCTTTTAGCACTTAGCGATTAGCTCAATAATTACAAGATATTTAATATTATACATATTCACCCGATGGGTTTTGTTACTAATCAACGTAAAGCCCTGATTATTAAAAGCTAAATGCTAATGGCTAACCGCTAATACTCAGCTTAGGTTACATTATCAGTGGATAATTGCAATATCTCAACTTTCTGACTTGTGTTGCCAGGAGACATTATCAGGATATTCGGGCTTGGCTCACAGCCTGTCTGCCGACAGGCAGGCGGCATTGACCGCCGAACGAATCACCACGACGGTGATTCGCGGCGGGCACCTCGGAGCTGCACACGATGTGCAGCAAGAATGAGCGAGAGCCATGCCGGAATATCCTTGAAGCACATTTTTTCAAGCCCTGCCTGTCGGCAGACAGGTGTTTTTTCACAACTCAGAAAGTTGACGCAATATTTTAAAAACTCGATTACCGGTTTCTCTAGACGATCAAGCCTCAAAATCCACCACACTGCAGCCAAACAAGGCATCAACTTCCTGCATCAGCTCACTGCTGGGCTTAACACTGTAGTCGTTTGAGAGAGAAAGCACTATTTCACAATCATCCTTCCTTAAAGTTACATATCCCGGGCAGTCGCCCCGGCAGCGAGATAAAATGCCCTGGAAAAGATTTAATTTACTGACGGTCAATAGATTATGATTCAAGGCAAAGACAACTCGACTGACCATTTTTGCAGTAGCTTCCTTAAGACTCATCACTGCTGTGGCCACAACCTTCGCCTTTCCTCTCTCATCATCAATTTCAACCCGCCCTTCGATAATCAGCGGCTCCTGACTGTCAATGTAGGGAGAAGCCAGCTGGAAGGCATCAGGAAATAAAGTCACGTCAACAGTCCCCGTAAGGTCTTCCAGGGTAATAAACCCCATAAGTTTGCCCTTCGCCGTCCGCTTTTCCCTGACAACGGCTACTAGACCGCCAATACGAACCCGGGATTGATCCTGGAAAGCAGAAAGCCGGCCAATTTGGGCGACGGCGCAACGTTTCATTTCCTCTATACACTGTTGAAGAGGATGGCCGGTAATATAAAAACCCAGAGCTTCCCGTTCGTTCGCCAATTTTAATTTATCATCCCACTCCTCAATATCAGGATAACTATATATTTGCTCGGCATCAGTGTCATTATCCTCACCTCCCAGATCAAAAAGGGAAAGTTGACCCTGCTGTTTATCCCGCATAACCCGCTGGCCGGTTTCAATGGCATCTTCCATCACCGCGGCAATTTTCGCCCGGCTGATTCCAGTCGAATCAAAGGCTCCTGCCTTAATCAGGCCTTCGATCACCCTTTTATTGACTTTGTGCAGATCAACCCGCTGGCAGAAATCAAAAATGGAGCTGAAACTTTCACCATCACCACGTTCCCGAAAAATTTCTTCAGCCGCTTTACTGCCGACATTTTTGATTGCCGCCAAACCAAAACGAATTCCTTCTTTCACCACCGAAAAAGAGGTTCCGCTTTCATTGATATCCGGAGGAAGAACCTCAATATGCATCTCCTTGCATTCGCTAATATTTTTTATAACCTTATCAGAATTCTGCATATCCTCCATCAGCAGAGCGGCCATAAATTCAACCGGATAATGGGCTTTCAGGTAAGCAGTCTGATAAGCGATATAGGCATAGGCGGCAGAATGGGATTTATTGAAACCGTATTCGGCAAATTTTGCCATCAGGTCAAATATCTCCCCGGCTTTCTTCTCATTAATTTTATTGGCTTTTGCCCCATCCATAAATCTTTGTCGCTGCTGGTCCATTTCTTCAGCTTTTTTCTTTCCCATGGCCCGGCGAAGGATATCTGCTTCTCCAAGGGTATAACCGGCCAGCAACTGGGAAATCTGCATCACCTGTTCCTGGTAGACGATGACACCATAGGTATCCTTAAGGATCGGTTCCAGTTGGGGCAGCAGGTATTCAATTTTCTGCCTGCCATGTTTACGATCAATAAAATCATCAATCATCCCACTATTCAAAGGACCGGGGCGATAGAGAGCAACCAAGGCAATAATATCCTCGAAGGTTCCTGGATTAAGCCGCCGCATCAGGGACTGCATACCGCTGCTTTCCAACTGAAACACCCCGGTTGTGGTCCCTGACGCCAGCAACTTATAAGTCTTCGGATCATCAAGAGGAATATCATCAATATTGAAAGAATCAGCGCCATCAGCTTTAATCAACCTCACGGCATTGTCAATAACCGTCAAGGTCTTTAATCCCAGAAAGTCGAACTTTATCAACCCCAGTTTTTCAATATTCGTCATGTCATACTGGGTGACAATTTCATTGTTTTGTCCGGAATACAACGGCAGGTAATCAACCAGTGGATTATTGGCAACCACTACCCCGGCGGCATGGATTGAGGCGTGGCGGTTAAGCCCTTCAAGAGCCAGCGATATTTTCAGCAGCTGCTGTTCTCTCGCGGAGCCTTTCCGGAGTGCCCCCAGCCGTTTTTCCTTTTTCAACGCTTCTTCCAGAGAAATATTCAGGACCGTGGGAACCAGCTTGGCAATTTTGTCTACCTCGGCATAAGGCATATTTAATCCGCGTCCCACATCACGGATCACCCCCTTCGCCTGCATTTTGCCAAAGGTAATGATCTGGGCTACCCGGTCACTCCCATATTTTTCGGTAACATAACGAATGACTTCTTCACGGCCACGAATGCAGAAATCCATATCAACATCCGGCATGGAAATTCGTTCCGGATTAAGGAAACGTTCAAACAGCAGGCCATATGGCAGCGGATCAATATCCGTAATTTTCAAGGAAAAGGCTACCAGGGAACCCGCCGCGGACCCCCGGCCCGGACCCACTGGAATAGCGCGCCGGCGGGCATAATTAACAAAATCAGCAACAATCAGAAAATAACCGGCAAAACCCATTTCATTGATCATTGCCAGCTCAGATTCCAACCGCTCCTTATACTTTACCAACAGTTCATCATTCCACTTATCACCATAGAACCTTTGGATTTTATCCAGACGCTGAGCAAAACCCTCTCGACTTTTATCCTCCAGATGAGCGCTTAAACTCTGGCCGTCTGGCGGCGCATAATTAGGCGGATGATAAGTTCCAAATTCAAACTTGAAATTACATCGTTCGGCAATTTCAATGGTGTTGGCTATAGCTTCAGGATAATCAACAAAACCAGCAGCCATTTCTTCAGGCGATTTAAAATACAGCTGATCAGTGCCATACTGCATACGACTCGGATCATCCATGTGCTTACCGGTCTGGATACACAACAAAACTTCATGGGCCCGGGCATCTTCAGCCATCAGATAATGACAGTCATTTGTGGCCACCAGCGGAAGATCAAATTTGCGGGCCAAGGCAATCAACTGCTCATTCACCTTGTACTGATCCGCGATTCCATTATCCTGAAGTTCAATAAAAAACCGCCGATTATCAAACAGCTGCTGATAGAATTGCACTTCTTCTTCCGCCAGCTGTTGTTCACCACGATTAAGATATGCCGCCACTACCCCATTCAAACAGGCACTGAGGGCGATTAAGCCCTCATTATGAAGACTGAGTAATTCCTTATCAATACGCGGCCGATAGTAAAACCCTTCAAAATAGCCCAGAGTTACCAATTTACAGAGGTTTTTATACCCCTGTTGATTTTTTGCCAGCAGCACCAGATGATGGGCAATATCCGGATTTTTACCACCACGCCTATCATGACGGCTCCCGGGAGCCACATAGACTTCACAACCAATAATGGGTTTGATACCGTACTTTTCCGCCATCCGGTAAAAGTCAACCGCGCCGAACATATTCCCATGGTCGGTAATGGCCACGGCCGGCATTTTAAACTCGCTGGCCCGCTTCATCAGGTGTTCCAGGCGAATGGCCCCGTCAAGAAGGCTGTACATGGTATGGAGATGCAGATGAACAAAAGATGAGTGTTTCATAACCTACTGTAATTATTTAGTATTTTAATATATAATTGGAAACATCAACCAAGTTTATCGCCTTGATTACCTATCATAGGAAGAAGAACTTTCACAAGTAAAAAAGGACACAGCCAAGCAGTAAAGGTTAAAGGTCAATTTTTCTGAGTTGCTCTAAAAACAGCTAGACTGTGGGATGCACTAAAGCAATGTCTCCGGATGTTCCGGCATGGCTCTCGCTCATTCTCGCCGACCGTCCATGGCCTGCCTGTGCGTGCCGCACGCAGACAGGCTATGAGCCAAGCCCAAGCATCCTAATGATGTATCCCTGGCAATGCAAGTCAGAAAGTTAAGGTTAAAAAAACCTGAAGCCATCAAAACTAGTAGCTTTACAATTAAGCAATTTTATTTTACAAAGAGAAACAAATTCTGATTGTCATCCCTCTACCTCTGGAGAAATTTCAATGCCATCAACACCCAACCCGGCGCGGCTTTCCAGTTTGCATGCACGCCTGGAAACAATGAATAATATCGTTCGCAGCCTGCGAATCACCATTCCGGAAGAGCAACCGAAACTGGAAAAATGGCTGGGCACTATCCATGAACTGCTTCGGTTTTCCGATCAGTTCTCCCTGCCGGTCACGGTCATTGGTCCGGTAAAATCCGGAAAAAGCACTTTATTAAACACTTTGCTTGGACAGAAGATTCTTCCCATGGGAGCCGGCATAACCACAACTTTTGTCACGGCAATTCACCATGGCAATGATTTGCATGGTGAAATATCTCTTATTTCGCCGGACCAGGCTGACAACCTTTTCCAAAACAGCTGCCACTTCCTTTTTGCCAGTGATCTGGAAGAAAGCGAGGTTTCCCTTTTCGAACCTGACGACCGTCAACGGATTAAGCAGTTATTAGAAGATTTTTCACAGAAGACTACGTTAACCCGCTATGGCAGTTTTGACAGAGACTACCAACTGCTGAAAAATCTTCTGGCAGGCTATGACAATTTGGCTGATTATTCATGGGGGACAGATTTGAAATCTGTCCCCGACAAGAACCTATCTTTCAACCAGGAAGAGCTGGACCAGTTCAGACAGTTTATTACCAGCGAGCCAGTCTCCACCTTTCTCGAACAAGCAACCGTTTTTTTCCCTTTCACCATCCTGCCAGAATATGTGGTCATGCAGGATTGCCAGGGACTGGACACTCCCAGTCCCGGACAACAGGCACTTGCCATTCAGCAACTGGCAACCAGTCCGATCCTTATTTATGTTATCAGCAGCCGCATGGGTCTGCGTCAGGCGGATTATCACCTGCTCGAACACCTGCACGATTTGGGGCTGGCGTCAAAGCTGCTCTTCGTGCTCAACTTTGATCTGGCAGAACATCCGTCCAGAGAAAAGATGGATGAGATCCTCAACCGCTGTCGTCAAGAACTGGCAGAGCTGGGATTTAACCAGCCATGCTACGCTTTCTCCGCCCTCTACCATCTCTACGACCGGCTGAGAAAGGAAAGCCCTTTAGAAAAAAGTGAGGAAAACCGTTGGCTTCTCTGGCAGGAGGAACCTGAAAAGCTCGAGCTTTCAGCCACAAACTGGGAATCCTTTACCGCCAGGTTACTGGAACTTACAGGCAAGCAGGCAGACGAGTCATTGCTTCAGCATCTGAACAGCCGAATAATGCATATTGCCGGTCGGGCCCATTACCTGGTCACTGTCAGGAAAAAGTCTCTCTCATTGAACCAGGAGGAGATTGACAGCTCGGTACATAATCATGAGGAGCATAAAGAAAACTTAAAGCAGTTAGAAAAACAGCTTGGCACTACACTGAATTCAATCACCAGTCAGTGCGAGCGAGAATATTACCAGAAAATAGAATCATGGTTCAATCAAGCCCAAGAGGGTGGAATCCGGCCGCTTCTCCATCATATTATCGATAACTACCAGCTGCCTGATGATTTATTGCCGGCGAAGAACCGCAACCCGCTGCTACCACTGAAATTACTTGAACGACATTTCCAACAGGTCATTCACCCTCAACTACAGGAAAAACTGGAAATCAGCATCCATCAATTCTGGCAAATCCTCGAAAAGGAGATTCAATCTGCCTACTCCTCCCGTTGTACTTCGTTATTTTTTCTCCTGGAGAAGGCAACTGGAAGCGAAGTGGACAACCAGGAACGGCATAATCTTCCATCACCCATAAACTGGGACAGCAAACTGCCGAAATTCAGTTTTGCCAATCCATTGGCAGAACGATTTTCCGCCGTCTCAAAATTTTCACTGATCGGCAAATTATTATCCGACAAGTTGAAACAACTGCGTAAAAGGCGCTCATGGGGAGATACAATCAGCAACCAACTTCAGCAGCAAGCTCGAAATGAACTTAAAGGCCGACTCCTGGATTACCAGGAAAAATTGAAATTCCTTTTTCTGCGACCCTACCTGGAGGAATATGAACACCTGATCAGTGATTATCTGGCTGACTTTATCCACATCAGCACCTTGGAGATGTCCCAACAACAGAATGGTCTGCAGGCTCAAGGACAACAACAGGAAGAATTATTTGAAATCCTGGACAATCAAGGAAATGAGCTTGAACAACTTATAGAAAGCCTGAACAATTTCACCATAACGGCGACAAATCCGTGAGCAGCAGATATCTGATTACTGCCCCCTGGGTCATGCCTTATCCGGGGAAACTGATTGCCAACGGGGCCGTTTGCATCGAGGATAACCGGATTATCCAAGTATCTCGGCAAAGTGAAATCCCCACTGAAAATGACTACGATACCATCCGCATTTTCCAGGATAATTGTCTGCTTATGCCCGGATTGGTCAATGCCCATTGCCATCTAGAACTGACCGAGTTTGCCGACCTGTGCCCGGTTCCAGGAACCGTGGACTTCATAGACTGGATAATATCAGTTATTGCCGTGAAGAAGGTGACTCCAATGGAAACCTTCAGAACCGGATTAGCAACCGGCCAGCAACTTTTACTGGAAAGTGGCACAACCTGTGTTGGCGATCTTCGCAGCCCGGAAATATTTCTATCTCCAGAAACAGCACCGGGTATCTTGCGAGCCGTTAAATTTCTTGAAATCATCGGCCAGGACCCCCGGAAACAACTTCAACTACTGGAACTGCTGGCAGCCGAAGCATCCATTGTACCAGAGAAAAACCCGCTGGTTCAGTCCGGCATTGCCCCCCATAGCCCCTATACGGTATCATTGCCATTATTGAAACAACTGATCATCGAAGCGGAAAAGCAAAAACTGCCAGTCACCATCCATCTGGGCGAATCTGTAGCAGAAACCCGGTTTTTCCGTGATGGGCAAGGCCCCATAGCTGAAAAACTCTACCCACATATAGACTGGCAGATCTTTACACCTCCAGCTTATGGTAAAGATTCCATTGATGTCCTGCTGGAAAAACAGATCATTCATAAAATCAGTGCCGTCCATCTGGGCACCGCCCGCAAAGACCAACTCAAACAGTTTGCCCAGCTGTCTATCAAACCGATAATCTGTCTGCGCAGCAACCAGACACTGGGAAACCCCTTGCCTGACCTGCCGACCATGCTTGATTATGACCTGTCTCCGGCGCTGGGAACTGACAGCCTTACCAGTGTCAACAGTCTCAGCCTCTGGGATGAGATGCGATTTATAACCAGGACCTTTCCCAGTATTCCGGCAATCAGCATTTTAACAATGGCAACAATTAATGGGGCCGCAGCATTAGGCCTTGAGAACAGTACCGGGAGGCTTGAAGCAGGATATGAAGCCGATCTGATTGCGGTGCAAATAAAGTCACCCCAGCGTTTTCCTGATCTGGAGGAGCTGATAAAAAATACCGAAAACCGGGATATCAGGCTGGTAATGGTGGGGGGGGAAATAGTCAGGCTTTAACATCAATGAACACTCCACCTGAACGACGGTGGGGTTGGCTTGTTTCAGCTTGGGAGTTATTGGATTTTACACGTGCGGATTCCCTTTTCCGGGAAGGATGGCGAGATGACTGATCATCTTTTTTATGGGGATTATTATCCAGAACCGGATGTTCGGCTTGATTAATTTCCTGAATATCGCGCTGCTGCTTTTCTTCTTTCAGCAATTGCTGCTGGACAAGTTTGCTCAGCTCAACTTCAGCCCCATGGGCACCCTGCTGCTGCATTTTACTGACTGTGGTTGTTTGCAGCAGCACTTGCTGCATATCTACAGCTCTAAGCATAAATCATGTCCTCCTGCCTTGCTATCGGCAGAAAGGCATCAGAACTTGAGTTTGATCCTCGCAATCCGCTGGGCTAGACCCTGCTCTTCATCCACCTCTATCAACACCCCATGAAGCTGGATGTTTTCACTGGCCACCTCAAAACGATTGGGCATGGCAGTTAAAAATTTACTGATTACCCGATCTCCCTTCATCCCGATAACCGAATCCATCGGCCCCGTCATTCCCAAATCAGTAATATAGGCAGTTCCACCGGGGAGCAAGCGCTCATCAGCTGTTTGCACATGGGTATGGGTGCCTGCCAGGGCGCTGACACGCCCATCAAGGTACCAGGCCATGGCCATCTTTTCCGATGTCGCCTCAGCATGAAAATCGATGATGATCACTCTGGTTTCAGCCTGCATCTTTTCAATCAAGGGGACAACAGTCTGGAAAGGACAATCCAACGGGCCCATGAAAATCCTGCCGGATAGACTGATTACCCCAATTTTAATTTCCGGCACATTTTTTGAGGAAATAATTACATCCCCCCGACCTTTATTCCCAGCCGGATAATTTGCCGGCCTTAAGAGTCGTGGCTGGTCCTCAATATATGGCTCAATTTTCTTCTGGTCCCAGATGTGATTACCCGAAGTAATGACATCAACACCACATTGAAAAATATCTTCCGCAATTTCAGGAGTGATACCAAAACCACCGGCCGCATTTTCGCCATTGGCGATAACCGCATCCAAATGGTGCTCATCAATAAGCCACGGAAGCTTTTCCTGCAGAATCTTTCTCCCGGGACGACCGATAATATCACCAATCATGGCAATGCGAATCATTTGGCATAACCCACAGCTCTGGTTTCACGAATCACAGTAACCTTAATCTGCCCGGGATAGGTCAGATCTTTTTCAATCTGTTGAGCAATATCTCTGGTAAGAACCAGGGCATCTTCATCACTTATTTTTTCGTGGTTTACAATAACCCTGATTTCACGGCCTGCCTGGATGGCAAATGTTTTATCAACCCCCTTAAAAGCATTGCCAATGTTTTCCAGGGCCTCAAGTCGCTTGATGTAGGCATCAAGCATTTCCCTGCGGGCGCCTGGACGAGCACCTGAGAGGGCATCTCCGGCCTGAATCAGCACATCCAGAACCTGATTTGGTTCCACGTCTCCATGATGGGCTTCAATGGCATGAACAATTTCCGGTTTTTCACCATAGCGCCGGGCCAGATCCGCACCAATAACTGCATGGGAACCTTCAACTTCATGATCAACTGCTTTACCGATATCGTGCAATAATCCAGCCCGACGTGCCTCTTTCACCGACAATTTCAATTCCGCCGCCATCATGCCGCAGATAAAAGCAACTTCAACGGAATGTTCATAAATATTTTGAGTATAACTGGTCCGGTATTTCAATCGGCCAATCAGGCGAACCAACTCCGGATGCATCCCATGAAGTCCGAGATCAAATATCGCTTTTTCACCGGCTTCTTTCATGGTATGCTCAATTTCTAATTTAACTTTAGCCACCACTTCTTCCACATGTGCCGGATGAATCCGTCCATCAGAAATCAGCCGGTTTAAACTCATCCGGGCAATTTCCCGACGAACCGGATCAAATGAGGAAATAATAACCGCCTCAGGAGTATCATCGATAATTAAATCAACTCCCGTTGCGGCTTCAATGGAACGGATATTACGCCCCTCCCGCCCGATAATCCTTCCCTTCATTTCATCTCCGGGAAGGTTCACCACAGATACCGTACGTTCGGTAGCGTATTCACCGGCATAACGCTGAATTGCCTGGCTGATAATTTTGGTTGCTTTCTTTTCCGCCGTCTCTTTGGCCTCGTCCTCAACCTGCTTTATCTGTTTGGCTGATTCATGTTTTGCTTCTTCAACCATCATTTGCATCAATGTTTCTTTTGCCTGTTGAGAACTCATCCCGGCAATTTTTTCCAGTTTTT
The genomic region above belongs to Pseudomonadota bacterium and contains:
- a CDS encoding dynamin family protein: MPSTPNPARLSSLHARLETMNNIVRSLRITIPEEQPKLEKWLGTIHELLRFSDQFSLPVTVIGPVKSGKSTLLNTLLGQKILPMGAGITTTFVTAIHHGNDLHGEISLISPDQADNLFQNSCHFLFASDLEESEVSLFEPDDRQRIKQLLEDFSQKTTLTRYGSFDRDYQLLKNLLAGYDNLADYSWGTDLKSVPDKNLSFNQEELDQFRQFITSEPVSTFLEQATVFFPFTILPEYVVMQDCQGLDTPSPGQQALAIQQLATSPILIYVISSRMGLRQADYHLLEHLHDLGLASKLLFVLNFDLAEHPSREKMDEILNRCRQELAELGFNQPCYAFSALYHLYDRLRKESPLEKSEENRWLLWQEEPEKLELSATNWESFTARLLELTGKQADESLLQHLNSRIMHIAGRAHYLVTVRKKSLSLNQEEIDSSVHNHEEHKENLKQLEKQLGTTLNSITSQCEREYYQKIESWFNQAQEGGIRPLLHHIIDNYQLPDDLLPAKNRNPLLPLKLLERHFQQVIHPQLQEKLEISIHQFWQILEKEIQSAYSSRCTSLFFLLEKATGSEVDNQERHNLPSPINWDSKLPKFSFANPLAERFSAVSKFSLIGKLLSDKLKQLRKRRSWGDTISNQLQQQARNELKGRLLDYQEKLKFLFLRPYLEEYEHLISDYLADFIHISTLEMSQQQNGLQAQGQQQEELFEILDNQGNELEQLIESLNNFTITATNP
- the dnaE gene encoding DNA polymerase III subunit alpha, whose protein sequence is MKHSSFVHLHLHTMYSLLDGAIRLEHLMKRASEFKMPAVAITDHGNMFGAVDFYRMAEKYGIKPIIGCEVYVAPGSRHDRRGGKNPDIAHHLVLLAKNQQGYKNLCKLVTLGYFEGFYYRPRIDKELLSLHNEGLIALSACLNGVVAAYLNRGEQQLAEEEVQFYQQLFDNRRFFIELQDNGIADQYKVNEQLIALARKFDLPLVATNDCHYLMAEDARAHEVLLCIQTGKHMDDPSRMQYGTDQLYFKSPEEMAAGFVDYPEAIANTIEIAERCNFKFEFGTYHPPNYAPPDGQSLSAHLEDKSREGFAQRLDKIQRFYGDKWNDELLVKYKERLESELAMINEMGFAGYFLIVADFVNYARRRAIPVGPGRGSAAGSLVAFSLKITDIDPLPYGLLFERFLNPERISMPDVDMDFCIRGREEVIRYVTEKYGSDRVAQIITFGKMQAKGVIRDVGRGLNMPYAEVDKIAKLVPTVLNISLEEALKKEKRLGALRKGSAREQQLLKISLALEGLNRHASIHAAGVVVANNPLVDYLPLYSGQNNEIVTQYDMTNIEKLGLIKFDFLGLKTLTVIDNAVRLIKADGADSFNIDDIPLDDPKTYKLLASGTTTGVFQLESSGMQSLMRRLNPGTFEDIIALVALYRPGPLNSGMIDDFIDRKHGRQKIEYLLPQLEPILKDTYGVIVYQEQVMQISQLLAGYTLGEADILRRAMGKKKAEEMDQQRQRFMDGAKANKINEKKAGEIFDLMAKFAEYGFNKSHSAAYAYIAYQTAYLKAHYPVEFMAALLMEDMQNSDKVIKNISECKEMHIEVLPPDINESGTSFSVVKEGIRFGLAAIKNVGSKAAEEIFRERGDGESFSSIFDFCQRVDLHKVNKRVIEGLIKAGAFDSTGISRAKIAAVMEDAIETGQRVMRDKQQGQLSLFDLGGEDNDTDAEQIYSYPDIEEWDDKLKLANEREALGFYITGHPLQQCIEEMKRCAVAQIGRLSAFQDQSRVRIGGLVAVVREKRTAKGKLMGFITLEDLTGTVDVTLFPDAFQLASPYIDSQEPLIIEGRVEIDDERGKAKVVATAVMSLKEATAKMVSRVVFALNHNLLTVSKLNLFQGILSRCRGDCPGYVTLRKDDCEIVLSLSNDYSVKPSSELMQEVDALFGCSVVDFEA
- a CDS encoding amidohydrolase family protein: MSSRYLITAPWVMPYPGKLIANGAVCIEDNRIIQVSRQSEIPTENDYDTIRIFQDNCLLMPGLVNAHCHLELTEFADLCPVPGTVDFIDWIISVIAVKKVTPMETFRTGLATGQQLLLESGTTCVGDLRSPEIFLSPETAPGILRAVKFLEIIGQDPRKQLQLLELLAAEASIVPEKNPLVQSGIAPHSPYTVSLPLLKQLIIEAEKQKLPVTIHLGESVAETRFFRDGQGPIAEKLYPHIDWQIFTPPAYGKDSIDVLLEKQIIHKISAVHLGTARKDQLKQFAQLSIKPIICLRSNQTLGNPLPDLPTMLDYDLSPALGTDSLTSVNSLSLWDEMRFITRTFPSIPAISILTMATINGAAALGLENSTGRLEAGYEADLIAVQIKSPQRFPDLEELIKNTENRDIRLVMVGGEIVRL